One Mangifera indica cultivar Alphonso chromosome 4, CATAS_Mindica_2.1, whole genome shotgun sequence genomic region harbors:
- the LOC123214220 gene encoding phosphoribosylamine--glycine ligase, giving the protein MASSSFTLSPLKLLHHNRKSHFQNRNPFVSLKSSKHSFSLKPHFSFTFTQRFVSQSRPFFSPLTCFCQESEPSITVDATRKPEERVIVLVIGGGGREHALCSALKRSSSCDSVFCAPGNAGISSSGDATCIPDLDVFDSKAVISFCQKWGVGLVVVGPEAPLVAGLSNDLVKAGIPSFGPSSEAAALEGSKNFMKNLCDKYGIPTAKYKTFTDPSAAKKYIQEQGAPIVVKADGLAAGKGVIVAMTLEEAYEAVDSMLIENVFGSAGCRIIIEEFLEGEEASFFALVDGENAIPLESAQDHKRVGDGDMGPNTGGMGAYSPAPILTKELQSVVMESIILPTVKGMSAEGCKFVGVLYAGLMIEKKSGLPKLIEYNVRFGDPECQVLMVRLESDLAQVLLAACRGELTGVALNWSPGSAMVVVMASKGYPGSYEKGTVIRNLEEAEQVAPSVKIFHAGTALDSDGNFIATGGRVLGVTAKGKDLEEARDQAYQAVEEINWPGGFYRRDIGWRALPQKQFASQG; this is encoded by the exons ATGGCTTCTTCAAGTTTCACCCTTTCTCCTCTGAAACTGCTCCACCACAACAGGAAATCTCAttttcaaaatcgaaaccctttTGTTTCATTAAAGAGCAGCAAACACTCTTTCTCTTTGAAGCCCCACTTCAGTTTCACCTTTACTCAACGGTTTGTCTCTCAATCAAGGCCGTTCTTCAGTCCCCTCACGTGTTTTTGTCAGGAATCAGAGCCGTCTATTACTGTTGATGCAACTAGAAAACCTG AGGAGAGGGTAATTGTTTTGGTTATTGGCGGAGGGGGTAGAGAGCATGCACTTTGTTCTGCTTTGAAGCGATCTAGCTCGTGTGATTCTGTATTTTGTGCACCTGGAAATGCAGGGATATCTAGCTCAGGGGATGCAACTTGTATCCCTGATCTTGATGTTTTTGACAGCAAAGCTGTAATTTCATTCTGCCAGAAATGGGGTGTGGGACTAGTTGTTGTTGGACCTGAGGCTCCTCTTGTTGCTGGTCTTTCTAATGATCTTGTAAAAGCTGGAATTCCTTCCTTTGGCCCTTCATCAGAAGCTGCTGCTTTGGAAGGTTCTAAGAACTTCATGAAGAATTTGTGTGACAAATACGGAATTCCTACTGctaag TATAAAACATTTACAGACCCATCTGCTGCAAAGAAGTATATTCAAGAGCAAGGAGCACCTATTGTCGTTAAAGCAGATGGATTAGCTGCTGGAAAAGGAGTCATTGTTGCTATGACACTGGAGGAGGCATATGAAGCTGTTGATTCAATGctcattgaaaatgtttttggttctgCTGGGTGTCGAATCATTATTGAAGAGTTTCTTGAAGGGGAAGAAGCATCCTTTTTTGCCCTTGTGGATGGAGAGAATGCCATACCTCTAGAATCTGCTCAGGACCATAAAAGAGTTGGTGATGGTGATATGGGGCCAAACACTGGTGGGATGGGGGCATACTCTCCAGCACCTATCTTGACAAAAGAACTTCAGTCTGTGGTCATGGAATCTATAATTCTCCCTACCGTGAAGGGAATGTCAGCAGAGGGCTGTAAGTTTGTTGGTGTCTTGTATGCTGGGCTCATGATTGAGAAGAAGTCTGGCTTACCTAAGCTAATTGAGTATAATGTGCGATTCGGAGATCCAGAGTGCCAG GTATTGATGGTGCGCTTGGAGTCTGATCTGGCACAAGTTCTGCTTGCAGCATGTAGGGGAGAGCTAACTGGTGTGGCACTGAACTGGTCTCCAGGCTCTGCCATGGTGGTCGTAATGGCAAGCAAGGGTTACCCAGGATCCTATGAGAAAGGCACTGTCATACGAAATCTTGAAGAGGCAGAACAAGTTGCTCCATCTGTCAAGATATTCCATGCAGGAACTGCACTTGACTCTGATGGCAACTTCATTGCCACTGGAGGCCGTGTTCTCGGGGTTACTGCAAAGGGGAAAGATCTTGAAGAAGCACGAGATCAAGCTTATCAGGCTGTAGAGGAAATTAACTGGCCAGGAGGGTTCTACCGGCGAGATATCGGATGGAGAGCACTTCCCCAAAAACAATTTGCCTCACAAGGGTAA
- the LOC123214222 gene encoding shaggy-related protein kinase kappa isoform X2 has protein sequence MASASLGNGGVGSSRSVNGFKSSSSSVDWLGREMLEMRLRDQVDHDEDRDSELDIIDGVGAETGHVIRTTIGGRNGNSKQKISYIAEHVIGTGSFGVVFQAKCRETGEVVAIKKVLQDKRYKNRELQIMQMLDHPNIVALKHCFFSTTDKEELYLNLVLEYVPETVNRIARSYSRINQRMPLIYVKLYTYQICRALAYIHNCIGICHRDIKPQNLLVKGEPNVSYICSRYYRAPELIFGATEYTTAIDIWSTGCVMAELLLGQPLFPGESGVDQLVEIIKVLGTPTREEIKCMNPNYTEFKFPQIKPHPWHKVFQKRLPPEAVDLVCRFFQYSPNLRCTALAACIHPFFDELRDPNTRLPNGRPLPPLFNFKPQELSGIPPDAVNQLIPEHARKQNLFMALHS, from the exons ATGGCATCTGCCAGCCTTGGTAATGGGGGAGTAGGCAGTTCTAGGTCTGTTAATGGCTTTAAGAGTTCATCAAGTTCAGTTGACTGGCTGGGGCGAGAAATGCTTGAAATGAGATTGCGGGACCAGGTGGACCACGATGAAGACAGA GATAGTGAACTGGATATAATTGATGGTGTGGGTGCTGAAACTGGGCATGTGATAAGAACGACCATTGGTGGTCGAAATGGCAATTCTAAGCAG AAAATAAGTTATATCGCTGAACATGTCATTGGAACTGGTTCTTTTGGTGTTGTTTTTCAA GCAAAATGTAGAGAAACTGGAGAGGTTGTTGCCATCAAGAAGGTTCTGCAAGACAAGCGCTATAAGAATAGGGAGTTGCAAATTATGCAAATGTTGGACCATCCAAATATTGTTGCCCTTAAGCATTGTTTCTTCTCAACAACGGACAAGGAAGAGCTTTATTTGAATCTTGTACTTGAATATGTTCCTGAAACTGTTAACCGTATTGCAAGGAGCTACAGCAGAATAAACCAAAGAATGCCCTTAATATATGTTAAACTTTATACATATCAG ATCTGCAGGGCACTTGCTTATATACATAATTGCATTGGTATTTGTCACCGTGACATCAAGCCTCAGAACTTGCTG GTGAAAGGAGAACCCAATGTTTCTTACATTTGCTCGAGATATTATCGTGCCCCAGAACTCATATTTGGTGCCACTGAGTATACAACTGCTATAGATATATGGTCCACGGGCTGTGTGATGGCTGAGTTGCTTCTTGGACAG CCTCTGTTTCCTGGTGAAAGTGGCGTGGACCAACTAGTTGAGATTATCAAG GTTTTAGGAACACCAACCAGGGAGGAGATAAAGTGCATGAATCCAAATTACACAGAATTTAAGTTCCCACAGATAAAACCTCATCCATGGCACAAG GTCTTCCAAAAACGTTTACCCCCGGAGGCAGTGGATCTCGTTTGTAGGTTTTTTCAGTACTCTCCCAATTTGCGATGTACTGCT CTGGCAGCCTGCATCCACCCTTTCTTTGATGAGTTGAGGGACCCAAATACTCGGCTTCCAAATGGCCGCCCTCTACCTCCCCTGTTTAACTTTAAGCCTCAGG AGCTTTCAGGCATACCACCTGACGCCGTCAACCAACTCATTCCAGAGCATGCTCGTAAGCAGAACTTATTCATGGCTTTGCACTCTTAG
- the LOC123214222 gene encoding shaggy-related protein kinase kappa isoform X1, translating to MASASLGNGGVGSSRSVNGFKSSSSSVDWLGREMLEMRLRDQVDHDEDRDSELDIIDGVGAETGHVIRTTIGGRNGNSKQKISYIAEHVIGTGSFGVVFQAKCRETGEVVAIKKVLQDKRYKNRELQIMQMLDHPNIVALKHCFFSTTDKEELYLNLVLEYVPETVNRIARSYSRINQRMPLIYVKLYTYQICRALAYIHNCIGICHRDIKPQNLLVNPHTHQLKLCDFGSAKVLVKGEPNVSYICSRYYRAPELIFGATEYTTAIDIWSTGCVMAELLLGQPLFPGESGVDQLVEIIKVLGTPTREEIKCMNPNYTEFKFPQIKPHPWHKVFQKRLPPEAVDLVCRFFQYSPNLRCTALAACIHPFFDELRDPNTRLPNGRPLPPLFNFKPQELSGIPPDAVNQLIPEHARKQNLFMALHS from the exons ATGGCATCTGCCAGCCTTGGTAATGGGGGAGTAGGCAGTTCTAGGTCTGTTAATGGCTTTAAGAGTTCATCAAGTTCAGTTGACTGGCTGGGGCGAGAAATGCTTGAAATGAGATTGCGGGACCAGGTGGACCACGATGAAGACAGA GATAGTGAACTGGATATAATTGATGGTGTGGGTGCTGAAACTGGGCATGTGATAAGAACGACCATTGGTGGTCGAAATGGCAATTCTAAGCAG AAAATAAGTTATATCGCTGAACATGTCATTGGAACTGGTTCTTTTGGTGTTGTTTTTCAA GCAAAATGTAGAGAAACTGGAGAGGTTGTTGCCATCAAGAAGGTTCTGCAAGACAAGCGCTATAAGAATAGGGAGTTGCAAATTATGCAAATGTTGGACCATCCAAATATTGTTGCCCTTAAGCATTGTTTCTTCTCAACAACGGACAAGGAAGAGCTTTATTTGAATCTTGTACTTGAATATGTTCCTGAAACTGTTAACCGTATTGCAAGGAGCTACAGCAGAATAAACCAAAGAATGCCCTTAATATATGTTAAACTTTATACATATCAG ATCTGCAGGGCACTTGCTTATATACATAATTGCATTGGTATTTGTCACCGTGACATCAAGCCTCAGAACTTGCTG GTCAATCCACACACACATCAACTGAAACTTTGCGATTTTGGGAGTGCCAAAGTCCTg GTGAAAGGAGAACCCAATGTTTCTTACATTTGCTCGAGATATTATCGTGCCCCAGAACTCATATTTGGTGCCACTGAGTATACAACTGCTATAGATATATGGTCCACGGGCTGTGTGATGGCTGAGTTGCTTCTTGGACAG CCTCTGTTTCCTGGTGAAAGTGGCGTGGACCAACTAGTTGAGATTATCAAG GTTTTAGGAACACCAACCAGGGAGGAGATAAAGTGCATGAATCCAAATTACACAGAATTTAAGTTCCCACAGATAAAACCTCATCCATGGCACAAG GTCTTCCAAAAACGTTTACCCCCGGAGGCAGTGGATCTCGTTTGTAGGTTTTTTCAGTACTCTCCCAATTTGCGATGTACTGCT CTGGCAGCCTGCATCCACCCTTTCTTTGATGAGTTGAGGGACCCAAATACTCGGCTTCCAAATGGCCGCCCTCTACCTCCCCTGTTTAACTTTAAGCCTCAGG AGCTTTCAGGCATACCACCTGACGCCGTCAACCAACTCATTCCAGAGCATGCTCGTAAGCAGAACTTATTCATGGCTTTGCACTCTTAG